A single genomic interval of Dromiciops gliroides isolate mDroGli1 chromosome 1, mDroGli1.pri, whole genome shotgun sequence harbors:
- the LOC122735577 gene encoding mucin-12-like isoform X37, translated as MEKLLQLVEGMHIEEMSSHQTLQPEPPRAQKRPLSPQAGLSSPKRKVVPRLEEKEPETVQGIDESKKEEKKKDIAGAGIERGASQAHSIRWPVESKNKYVHISLGDQDESPEFSQTGLALTETKLAATEMLSNTGDGATSSLSTRCSETKSVSAEIMHELSDDFSESEDSDTESLSSQCSDKRLTFIDIKSMATEILGESVETDKRAVSTKSELAGKGMLSESVAPDTGSSDSKCSDSKLAPPEGKATAKSVMPDHGSPDTNLLSSEPSETSTISLEDKAVPTKMLSEKVTPTTSGLSSQRSETRHDSPERKAVVSEVSESVSAAPSVSSDDGSETRCVSPERKPLVTEMSQTVSSDPSVSSESCESKCTSLESQSVATGKLSEAVAPDPSASSAEGLKTKRPSHKSKPVVTGELTESISPTSSILGSEESETRSVSPESKPLVSGRLSETVSPASSILASEDSETRGASPESKAIVGKMLSETLPRAPNVLTPECSEARCTSSESKPVVGELLSEKVSLPPVVLSSKCLETECAPAESKPVVSRTCSGTVSPVPKVLSTECSEARCLSSETKPVVTGMVSETRSLAPDVSCGECSDSVDIKPVVARIIPERLSPPISISSTEYSDAGYTSPERKPVVTGVAPGRLSPPISISSTEYSEASCASPEESKPIVSGLFPEVLSPAISISSEFSEGAYFCTDRKPIVAGTFSERLSLDTCASVSECSETSGTSPERKPIVAERVAARMSPAPIVLSSECSETSYASPERKPLVAGRYVERLSPSTSALYTEFSESSRFFSETRPAAAGEYSGRLSPDTGSFSSESSEASGASPERKPVIGRVYPGRLSPPISISSTEYSDPGGASPERKPIVSGLFSRRLSSPISISSTEYSDMGGASPERKPVISELLSERVRPVQTVLSSVCSDDRCISPETKPVVSGIFSGTLFSATSILASEGSESRCTSPENKPTVSGLFSETGSLPPDVLSTSCLDARCVSPGSKPVEGTMFSETLFSGTSILASEGSESRSISPENKPTVSGMFSETLFSGPSILASEGSGTRCTSPENKPVVTGMFSETLSPPPNIFSSESLDTRCISPENKPVVTGMFSETLSPPINIFSSESSDTRCVSPESKPVVTGLLSGRLSPPISISSTEYSDTECASPERKPVVGEMLSERLSPPISISSTEYSDTECASPERKPIVTGLFSERLPPTSSILPSLCSEIKFASIQNKPSVSGLFPEGLSPSTSFFTSQYSDTRCTSPDSKPVMARLFPQATSLLPSRYFETSDDSSESKAAETGRLSPCTSLFSSQSSETRFSSTERLPPISSLLPELVDPTTFILAAQCPGLRFASSENNPEGSAPSPEGLSPATGFVYPPSSETRAASSENNPEVSEVFSERLSPTTGIVSSLCFEKILASTGSKPVVSRMFSESMFPATGFLYPPESDPAVSGIFSERLSPATGIMSSLCFLTIFASTESKSIVSTVFSESVSPTTGIVSSLCFVIILASTESDLAIIGVFSEGLSPSTGITFRPCSETGAALTDSNSAGTGVFSGSLSPTGGITFPPCSETEAALTDSNSAGTGVFSGSLSPTAECLSPSTGITFPPCSETGAALTDSNPVGTGVVSEKPSPTAGITFPPCSEKGAALTDSNSAGTGVFSGSLSPTAECVSPSTGITFPPCSETGAALTDSGPVGTGVVSEKPSPTAGISFPPCLETGADSTGSDTTGIGMLSKSLSPTADISFPPCLETGADLTGSDTTGIGMLSKSLSPTADISFPPCLETGADSTGSDTTGIGMLSKSLSPTADISFPPCLETGADLTGSDTTGIGMLSKSLSPTADISFPPCLETGADSTGSDTTGIGMLSKSLSPTADISFPPCLETGADLAGSDTTGIGMLSERLSPIADISFPPCLETGADLAGSDTTGIGMLSDRLSPTADISFPPCLETGADLTGSDTTGIGMLSERLSPTADEAAMRTALPDDN; from the exons AAACTCCTCCAGCTGGTAGAAGGCATGCATATAGAGGAGATGTCTTCCCACCAGACGCTCCAGCCGGAGCCCCCCAGAGCTCAGAAGCGTCCCCTCTCACCACAGGctggcctgagctctcccaaaagGAAAGTTGTCCCTAGGTTGGAGGAGAAGGAGCCTGAGACTGTGCAAGGTATAGATGAGagtaagaaagaggagaaaaagaaagatattgcaggCGCTGGAATAGAGCGGGGAGCCTCACAAGCTCACTCTATCAGATGGCCGgtagaaagcaaaaataaatatgtgCACATCAGTTTGGGTGACCAAGATGAGAGCCCTGAGTTTTCTCAAACAGGATTAGCTTTAACAGAGACCAAGCTTGCGGCAACTGAAATGTTATCAAATACTGGGGATGGTGCTACAAGTAGCTTGTCTACTCGGTGTTCGGAAACAAAATCTGTTTCCGCAGAGATCATGCATGAATTAAGTGATGACTTTTCAGAGAGTGAGGATTCTGACACAGAGAGCTTGTCGTCTCAGTGTTCTGACAAAAGGCTTACTTTCATAGACATCAAGTCTATGGCAACTGAAATATTAGGAGAAAGTGTGGAGACTGATAAGAGGGCTGTTTCTACAAAAAGTGAGCTTGCCGGAAAGGGAATGTTGTCAGAGAGCGTGGCTCCTGACACAGGTAGCTCGGATTCTAAGTGTTCTGATTCGAAATTGGCTCCCCCCGAGGGAAAGGCTACGGCAAAGAGTGTAATGCCAGACCATGGGTCTCCTGATACAAATCTCTTGTCCTCTGAGCCTTCGGAAACTAGTACTATTTCCCTAGAGGACAAGGCTGTGCCAACCAAAATGTTATCAGAAAAGGTAACCCCCACCACAAGTGGTTTGTCTTCCCAGCGTTCAGAAACTAGGCATGATTCCCCCGAGAGAAAGGCTGTAGTATCTGAAGTGTCAGAGAGTGTGTCTGCAGCCCCCAGTGTGTCGTCTGATGACGGCTCGGAAACTAGATGTGTTTCCCCTGAGAGGAAGCCTCTAGTAACCGAAATGTCACAGACAGTGTCTTCTGACCCTAGTGTTTCGTCTGAGTCTTGTGAAAGTAAATGTACTTCCTTAGAAAGTCAATCTGTGGCAACAGGAAAGTTATCAGAGGCAGTGGCTCCTGACCCAAGTGCCTCATCTGCTGAGGGTCTGAAGACTAAACGTCCTTCCCATAAGAGCAAGCCTGTAGTAACTGGCGAGCTCACAGAGTCAATATCTCCAACCTCAAGTATCTTGGGCTCAGAGGAATCGGAGACTAGAAGTGTCTCCCCTGAGAGCAAACCCTTAGTAAGTGGAAGGCTCTCAGAGACAGTGTCTCCAGCCTCAAGCATCTTGGCCTCTGAGGATTCAGAGACAAGAGGTGCCTCCCCTGAGAGCAAGGCTATAGTAGGCAAAATGCTCTCAGAGACCTTGCCTAGAGCCCCAAATGTTTTGACTCCTGAATGTTCTGAGGCTAGATGCACTTCCTCTGAGAGCAAGCCAGTAGTAGGTGAATTGCTCTCAGAGAAAGTGTCTCTACCCCCAGTTGTCCTGTCTTCAAAATGTTTGGAGACTGAGTGTGCACCGGCAGAAAGCAAACCTGTTGTTAGTAGAACGTGCTCGGGGACAGTGTCacctgtcccaaaagtcttgtcTACTGAATGTTCTGAGGCTagatgcctttcctctgagaccaAGCCAGTAGTAACTGGAATGGTCTCAGAGACTAGGTCTCTAGCCCCAGATGTCTCGTGTGGTGAATGTTCGGATTCCGTAGACATCAAACCAGTAGTAGCTAGAATTATACCGGAAAGACTTTCACCACCCATAAGCATTTCATCCACAGAATATTCTGATGCTGGATATACTTCCCCAGAGAGGAAGCCAGTAGTAACTGGTGTGGCCCCTGGGAGACTATCTCCACCTATAAGCATTTCATCAACTGAATATTCGGAGGCAAGCTGTGCTTCCCCCGAGGAGAGCAAGCCCATAGTATCTGGCTTGTTCCCAGAAGTACTATCTCCAGCTATAAGTATCTCCTCCGAGTTTTCGGAGGGTGCCTATTTTTGCACAGATAGAAAGCCCATAGTAGCGGGCACGTTTTCAGAAAGACTGTCTCTGGACACTTGTGCCTCAGTCTCTGAATGTTCAGAGACTAGCGGTACTTCCCCAGAGAGGAAGCCCATAGTAGCAGAACGTGTAGCAGCAAGAATGTCACCAGCTCCAATTGTCTTGTCCTCTGAGTGTTCAGAGACAAGCTATGCTTCCCCAGAAAGGAAGCCATTAGTAGCTGGAAGGTACGTAGAAAGACTATCACCGTCCACAAGTGCCTTATACACGGAGTTTTCTGAGAGCAGCAGGTTTTTCTCAGAGACCAGACCTGCAGCAGCCGGAGAGTACTCAGGAAGGCTGTCTCCAGACACTGGTAGCTTTTCTTCAGAAAGTTCGGAGGCCAGCGGTGCTTCCCCGGAAAGGAAGCCTGTCATAGGGAGAGTGTACCCAGGGAGATTGTCACCGCCTATCAGCATCTCATCCACAGAATATTCCGATCCTGGAGGTGCTTCCCCTGAAAGGAAGCCTATAGTAAGTGGGCTGTTCTCAAGGAGACTGTCTTCTCCCATCAGCATTTCATCTACCGAATATTCTGATATGGGAGGTGCATCTCCTGAAAGGAAGCCTGTCATAAGTGAACTGTTGTCAGAAAGAGTTCGTCCAGTCCAAACTGTTTTGTCCAGTGTATGTTCTGATGATAGATGTATCTCCCCTGAAACTAAACCCGTTGTAAGTGGAATATTTTCAGGGACCCTGTTTTCAGCTACCAGCATCTTGGCCTCTGAGGGTTCAGAGTCTAGATGCACTTCCCCTGAGAACAAGCCCACAGTAAGTGGATTGTTCTCAGAGACAGGGTCTCTACCCCCGGATGTGTTGTCTACTTCGTGTTTAGATGCTAGATGTGTGTCTCCTGGAAGTAAACCCGTAGAAGGTACCATGTTTTCTGAAACCCTTTTTTCAGGGACAAGCATCTTGGCCTCCGAGGGTTCAGAATCTAGAAGTATTTCTCCAGAGAACAAGCCCACAGTTAGTGGGATGTTCTCAGAAACCCTCTTTTCAGGCCCAAGCATCTTGGCCTCTGAGGGTTCAGGGACCAGGTGCACGTCCCCAGAGAACAAACCAGTAGTAACTGGGATGTTCTCAGagaccctctccccacccccaaacatctTCTCCTCCGAAAGCTTGGACACTCGCTGCATTTCACCCGAGAACAAACCAGTTGTAACTGGGATGTTCTCAGAGACATTATCACCACCTATAAAcatcttttcttcagagagctcgGACACTAGGTGCGTTTCTCCAGAGAGCAAGCCAGTAGTAACTGGCTTGCTCTCAGGGAGACTCTCACCACCCATTAGCATTTCATCTACCGAATATTCTGACACTGAATGTGCTTCCCCTGAGAGGAAGCCGGTAGTAGGTGAAATGCTATCAGAGAGACTCTCACCACCCATTAGCATTTCATCCACCGAATATTCTGACACCGAATGTGCTTCCCCAGAAAGGAAGCCCATAGTGACTGGACTTTTTTCAGAAAGACTGCCTCCAACTTCAAGCATTCTCCCCTCCTTGTGTTCCGAAATAAAATTTGCTTCAATACAAAACAAGCCTTCAGTATCTGGACTATTTCCTGAAGGCTTGTCTCCATCTACAAGTTTCTTTACCTCTCAATATTCTGATACAAGATGTACCTCTCCTGACAGCAAACCTGTAATGGCCAGACTGTTTCCACAGGCCACGAGTCTCTTGCCTTCTCGGTATTTTGAGACCTCAGATGACTCTTCAGAAAGCAAGGCTGCAGAGACTGGAAGACTATCTCCATGCACAAGTCTCTTTTCTTCTCAGAGTTCTGAGACAAGATTTTCTTCTACTGAGAGGCTGCCTCCTATATCTAGCCTGTTACCAGAGCTTGTGGATCCTACCACATTTATCCTGGCTGCTCAGTGTCCTGGCTTAAGGTTTGCCTCATCAGAGAACAATCCTGAAGGATCTGCACCATCCCCAGAAGGGCTCTCCCCTGCGACAGGTTTTGTGTACCCTCCATCTTCTGAGACAAGAGCTGCTTCATCAGAGAACAATCCTGAAGTCTCTGAAGTGTTCTCAGAAAGATTGTCTCCGACAACAGGTATTGTGTCCTCTCTATGTTTTGAAAAAATACTTGCTTCCACAGGGAGCAAGCCTGTAGTATCCAGAATGTTCTCAGAGAGTATGTTTCCTGCCACAGGTTTCCTGTATCCTCCAGAAAGTGATCCTGCAGTATCTGGCATTTTCTCAGAAAGACTGTCTCCAGCAACAGGTATTATGTCCTCTCTATGTTTTCTGACAATATTTGCTTCCACAGAGAGCAAGTCTATAGTATCCACAGTGTTCTCAGAAAGCGTCTCTCCCACCACAGGTATTGTGTCTTCTCTATGTTTTGTCATAATCTTGGCTTCCACAGAGAGTGATCTTGCAATAATTGGAGTGTTCTCAGAGGGACTGTCTCCTTCCACAGGCATCACATTCCGTCCATGTTCAGAGACAGGAGCTGCTTTGACAGACAGCAATTCTGCAGGAACTGGAGTGTTTTCAGGGAGCCTGTCTCCTACAGGAG GTATCACATTCCCTCCATGTTCAGAGACAGAAGCTGCTTTGACAGACAGCAATTCTGCAGGAACTGGAGTGTTTTCAGGGAGCCTGTCTCCTACAGCAG AGTGTTTGTCTCCTTCCACAGGTATCACATTCCCTCCATGTTCAGAGACAGGAGCTGCTTTGACAGACAGCAATCCTGTAGGAACTGGAGTAGTGTCAGAAAAACCATCTCCTACAGCAG GTATCACATTCCCTCCATGTTCAGAGAAAGGAGCTGCTTTGACAGACAGCAATTCTGCAGGAACTGGAGTGTTTTCAGGGAGCCTGTCTCCTACAGCAG AGTGTGTGTCTCCTTCCACAGGTATCACATTCCCTCCATGTTCAGAGACAGGAGCTGCTTTGACAGACAGCGGTCCTGTAGGAACTGGAGTAGTGTCAGAAAAACCATCTCCTACAGCGG GTATCTCATTCCCTCCATGTTTGGAGACAGGTGCTGATTCAACAGGAAGTGATACCACAGGAATTGGAATGCTGTCAAAGAGTCTATCTCCTACAGCAG ATATCTCATTCCCTCCATGTTTGGAGACAGGTGCTGATTTAACAGGAAGTGATACCACAGGAATTGGAATGCTGTCAAAGAGTCTATCTCCTACAGCGG ATATCTCATTCCCTCCATGTTTGGAGACAGGTGCTGATTCAACAGGAAGTGATACCACAGGAATTGGAATGCTGTCAAAGAGTCTATCTCCTACAGCAG ATATCTCATTCCCTCCATGTTTGGAGACAGGTGCTGATTTAACAGGAAGTGATACCACAGGAATTGGAATGCTGTCAAAGAGTCTATCTCCTACAGCAG ATATCTCATTCCCTCCATGTTTGGAGACAGGTGCTGATTCAACAGGAAGTGATACCACAGGAATTGGAATGCTGTCAAAGAGTCTATCTCCTACAGCAG ATATCTCATTCCCTCCATGTTTGGAGACAGGTGCTGATTTAGCAGGAAGTGATACCACAGGAATTGGAATGCTTTCAGAGAGACTGTCTCCTATAGCAG ATATCTCATTCCCTCCATGTTTGGAGACAGGTGCTGATTTAGCAGGAAGTGATACCACAGGAATTGGAATGCTGTCAGACAGACTATCTCCTACAGCAG ATATCTCATTCCCTCCATGTTTGGAGACAGGTGCTGATTTAACAGGAAGTGATACCACAGGAATTGGAATGCTTTCAGAGAGACTGTCTCCTACAGCAG ATGAAGCAGCAATGCGGACAGCGCTACCTGACGATAATTAA